In one window of Oligoflexia bacterium DNA:
- a CDS encoding HIT domain-containing protein — MQRLFTPWRLDFIKNNPHKQKNHTCIFCGIIEDDANNDAQNLVLYRGEHSLIILNKFPYSCGHIMVIPYQHGDDYLDLSQACHQEMQNFMGQSLKALQNKSSMDGCNIGMNIGKAGGAGIPQHLHYHLVPRWVGDSNFMPIIGETRVLPETLEQTYQKLKPEF; from the coding sequence ATGCAGCGTTTATTTACACCGTGGCGTTTGGATTTTATCAAGAACAATCCGCATAAACAAAAAAACCACACTTGCATTTTTTGTGGCATCATTGAAGATGATGCCAATAACGATGCACAAAATTTGGTTTTGTATCGCGGTGAACACAGTTTGATTATTCTGAATAAATTTCCATACAGCTGCGGGCACATCATGGTCATTCCCTATCAGCATGGTGATGACTACTTGGATTTATCCCAAGCCTGTCATCAGGAAATGCAAAACTTTATGGGACAAAGTCTAAAAGCATTACAAAACAAAAGCAGCATGGATGGCTGCAACATAGGTATGAATATAGGTAAAGCCGGTGGCGCCGGTATTCCGCAACATCTGCATTATCATTTGGTCCCACGCTGGGTGGGCGATAGCAACTTTATGCCCATCATTGGTGAAACCCGCGTGTTACCAGAAACCTTAGAACAGACCTACCAAAAATTAAAGCCTGAGTTTTAA
- a CDS encoding lytic murein transglycosylase, translating to MRSFLYIFVCLLSVQNTWAQETSSSKPEFMQWTENVQIDPQLWEEALASVRERLSTKRSGSAGQTNNDIYDLAWVDLIQTENLDFQIYAVWIDLSIGAKFKDENRGLTKVLERLQSETSIEQTEKFLEEYCYTLSDMEQNCGVNAQFIGGIVNIETFFGSYDGVVKFPTLATLVSWVAMQDERFRDHVLQQYYTAIDLAHNFTDNQTDKVFISGSRFVNKNTWISRANNRANKSLVQLRDFLNLAHSMQWQEQVVLDTHGSWVGAFTPAQFMPTTLRSILKAEENIDPNSLTDIIPMMGRYLALRWGESRSQIDRAIRSYNSPVWYREHVFNVADQTIKRWQELIEENNKN from the coding sequence ATGAGATCTTTTTTATATATTTTTGTATGTTTATTGTCTGTGCAAAATACTTGGGCGCAGGAAACTTCTTCAAGTAAGCCTGAGTTTATGCAATGGACTGAGAATGTTCAGATTGATCCACAGCTTTGGGAAGAAGCCTTAGCCAGTGTGAGAGAACGCTTAAGCACGAAACGCTCGGGTAGTGCAGGACAAACTAACAATGACATTTATGACCTGGCTTGGGTGGATTTGATCCAAACGGAAAATTTAGATTTTCAAATCTATGCGGTGTGGATTGATTTAAGCATTGGCGCAAAATTTAAAGATGAAAACCGCGGCTTAACCAAAGTCTTAGAGCGTCTGCAATCAGAAACATCCATTGAACAAACAGAAAAATTTTTAGAAGAATATTGTTACACTTTATCAGATATGGAACAAAATTGTGGTGTCAACGCGCAGTTTATTGGCGGTATTGTTAATATTGAAACTTTTTTTGGTAGTTATGATGGCGTGGTTAAATTTCCTACTTTAGCTACCTTGGTCAGCTGGGTTGCCATGCAAGATGAAAGGTTTAGAGATCATGTCTTGCAACAATACTATACAGCCATAGATCTAGCGCATAATTTTACTGACAATCAAACCGATAAAGTTTTTATCAGCGGTTCTAGATTTGTGAATAAAAATACCTGGATCAGTAGAGCCAATAATAGAGCTAACAAATCTTTAGTGCAGTTGCGTGATTTTTTGAATCTAGCGCACAGCATGCAGTGGCAAGAGCAAGTTGTATTAGATACACATGGCTCATGGGTGGGGGCCTTTACACCCGCCCAGTTTATGCCCACAACTTTGCGCAGTATACTCAAAGCGGAAGAAAATATAGACCCCAACAGTTTAACGGACATCATTCCTATGATGGGACGTTATCTGGCTCTTAGATGGGGAGAGTCAAGGTCACAAATTGATAGAGCTATACGCTCTTACAATAGCCCAGTGTGGTATAGAGAACATGTGTTTAATGTTGCTGATCAAACCATAAAACGCTGGCAAGAACTTATAGAAGAAAATAATAAAAATTAA
- the dnaN gene encoding DNA polymerase III subunit beta → MKWTCEQQNLMKVLQSVVSVTEKKTTMPILSNIMLDVKDNTLTVYGTDLEISVESSCSVNTELAGKLCTSAHTLIDIVKQLPNNTVVLEKDDNGWLNITSGKAHFRVASIDAGEFPQMPRKTDFTFYKVNKDTLLKGIEYTSYAMSTDEVRANLNGILLEIGPDKNLNMVATDGHRLSLYKSPLSSEETMQMEKKIILPRKGIMELKKILIEGEENNINVSVSPATCVFSNDSNTIFMKLVVGDFPEYNKVIPQGDRKTVMVQKNDLKESLKRVSLLSEGKSKCVKMQFKPNGLHLSANSPELGEAEEDILAEFNGDEMTIGFNARYLLDALSVVQTDKVKLELDHNQSPGVVKLPDTDNYVSVIMPMRI, encoded by the coding sequence ATGAAATGGACCTGTGAACAACAAAATCTAATGAAAGTATTGCAATCGGTGGTCAGTGTAACTGAAAAAAAAACCACCATGCCTATTTTATCTAACATCATGTTGGATGTGAAAGACAATACCTTGACCGTTTACGGTACAGACTTAGAAATATCTGTAGAAAGTTCCTGCAGTGTCAATACAGAACTTGCAGGTAAATTATGCACATCCGCTCATACTTTAATTGATATTGTTAAACAATTACCCAACAACACCGTTGTTTTAGAAAAAGATGACAATGGTTGGTTAAATATCACCAGTGGTAAAGCTCATTTCAGAGTAGCCAGTATTGATGCTGGTGAATTCCCACAAATGCCACGCAAAACAGATTTTACTTTTTACAAAGTCAATAAAGATACCTTACTTAAAGGCATTGAATACACTTCTTATGCCATGAGCACAGATGAAGTACGTGCTAACCTTAACGGCATTCTATTAGAAATTGGCCCAGATAAAAATTTAAACATGGTGGCCACCGATGGTCATCGCTTGTCTTTGTACAAAAGTCCTCTAAGCAGTGAAGAGACCATGCAAATGGAAAAGAAAATTATTCTGCCGCGCAAAGGTATTATGGAATTAAAGAAAATTTTAATCGAAGGTGAAGAAAATAATATCAATGTTTCAGTATCTCCTGCCACCTGTGTATTTAGCAATGATAGCAACACTATTTTTATGAAATTGGTGGTGGGTGATTTTCCTGAGTACAACAAAGTCATTCCACAAGGGGATCGCAAAACAGTGATGGTGCAAAAAAACGATTTAAAAGAATCTTTAAAACGTGTATCCCTTTTATCTGAAGGCAAATCCAAATGCGTTAAAATGCAATTTAAGCCCAATGGCTTACATTTATCGGCTAACTCTCCAGAACTGGGAGAAGCAGAAGAAGATATTTTGGCAGAATTTAATGGGGATGAAATGACCATTGGTTTTAATGCCCGCTATTTGTTGGATGCACTATCTGTTGTGCAAACTGACAAAGTCAAATTAGAGCTAGATCACAACCAAAGCCCCGGCGTGGTAAAACTTCCTGACACAGACAACTACGTCAGCGTCATCATGCCAATGCGGATTTGA